The Achromobacter deleyi region GCTGCCTACCGGTCGTTGATCGACTGGCATATTCAGGAAGGAACCGACGCACTTGTGGTGGTGGGCACCACCGGGGAGTCGCCCACGGTCTCCATGGAAGAGCACGCGGAACTGATCCGCGTTGCCGTCGAGCACGCCGCTGGCCGCATCCCGGTCATCGCCGGCGTGGGTGCAAACTCCACCGATGAAGCCATCCACCTGACGCGCCACGCCAAGGCGGTTGGCGCGCAGGCCGGCCTGTCGGTCGTCCCTTACTACAACAAGCCCTCGCAAGAAGGCCTGTACCGCCACTTCCGCACCATTGCGGAAGCCGTCGATCTGCCCACCATCCTGTACAACGTGCCGGGCCGCACGGTTGCCGACATGAGCAACGAAACGGTTCTGCGCCTGGCTCAGGTCCCGGGCATCATCGGCATCAAGGACGCCACCGGCGATATCGCCCGCGGCGGCCTGCTGTTGCGTGAAGCGCCTGCCAGCTTCCAGGTCTTCAGCGGCGATGATCCCACCGCCGCCGCCCTGATCCTGCTGGGCGCGCGCGGCAATATTTCCGTTACGGCCAATGTGGCGCCCAAGCTCATGCGCGAGCTCTGTGCCGCCGCCCTGGCTGGCAACGTGCCGAAGGTCCGTGAACTTAACGCGTACCTGGCGCGTCTGAACAAGGCTTTGTTCGTTGAAGCCAATCCCATCCCCGTCAAGTGGGCTCTGGCCGAAATGGGCCGCAGCGCACTGGGCTACCGGCTTCCGCTGGTTGAACTGGGGGCGCAGCATCACGCAACGGTGCGCGGCGCGCTCCAGGAAACGGGTCTGCTCTAAATATCGTGAGGATACGTATGAACAAGCGTCATGCCGGTTTGTCGGCATTGATGTCTCTGGTGTTGTTGGCCGGCTGCTCCGAGGTCAACCAATTCCTGGGCAATGAAGAATCCGTCAACTACAAGAGCGCCGTCACTCAG contains the following coding sequences:
- the dapA gene encoding 4-hydroxy-tetrahydrodipicolinate synthase; amino-acid sequence: MASPATAAGVNFQGSMVALVTPMQPDGSLDYAAYRSLIDWHIQEGTDALVVVGTTGESPTVSMEEHAELIRVAVEHAAGRIPVIAGVGANSTDEAIHLTRHAKAVGAQAGLSVVPYYNKPSQEGLYRHFRTIAEAVDLPTILYNVPGRTVADMSNETVLRLAQVPGIIGIKDATGDIARGGLLLREAPASFQVFSGDDPTAAALILLGARGNISVTANVAPKLMRELCAAALAGNVPKVRELNAYLARLNKALFVEANPIPVKWALAEMGRSALGYRLPLVELGAQHHATVRGALQETGLL